The genome window AGCCGGGTTCGCCGTCGGTCGGGGTGTCGTGGTTCGGTTGTCGTTTTGCGTTCATCGTGTATCCAATCGTGTGCCGGGGCCACAGCCCCAAAAACCGTCATCCCCGCGAAGGCGGGGATCCAAGTACTGCATGCGTGTCGGCGATGCTAGCAAACTTGGATCCCCGCCTGCGCGGGGATGACGTTGGTGGTCGAGTGACGGCGGAGGCGGCGGGACCGGTAGCGGCGGTGGGGCCGGTAGCGGCGGCGAAGCCGGTCAGCGCCAAGTCAGTGCCAATCCATACCGCCGGATGCCTGGTCCGGCTTAACCCACCCACTTGCGCGCATTGCGGAACATGCGCATCCACGGCGACTCGTCCGGCCAGCCCTCCGGCGCCCAGGACATCACCGCGGTGCGGAACACGCGCTCGGCGTGCGGCATCATCGCGGTGAAGCGGCCGTCCTCGGTGGTGACCGCGGTCAGCCCGCCCGGCGAGCCGTTCGGGTTGAACGGATAGGTCTCGGTCGCCTGCCCGCGGTTGTCCACGTAGCGCAGCGCCTTGACCGCCGCATCGATGTCGCCGGTCAGCGAGAAGTCGGCATAGCCTTCGCCGTGGGCGATGGCGAGCGGCGCCTGGGTGCCGGCCATACCCTGGAAGAAGATCGAGGGCGAATCGAGCACTTCCACCATACCGTAGCGCGCCTCGAACTGCTCCGACTTGTTGCGGGTGAACTTCGGCCAGGCGTGCGCGCCCGGGATGATTGATTTCAGGTTGCTCAGCATCTGGCAGCCGTTGCAGACGCCCAGGCCAAAGGTGTCCTGGCGCTGGAAGAACTTGGCGAACTGCTCGGCCAGGGCCGGATTGAACAGGATGGTCTTGGCCCAGCCCTCACCCGCGCCCAGCACGTCGCCGTAGGAGAAGCCGCCCACGGCGATGATGCCGTGGAAGTCGTCCAGCTTGGCGCGGCCGGCGATCAGGTCGCTCATGTGCACGTCGACGGCGGCAAAGCCCGACTGGTGCATCACCCAGGCGGTCTCGATGTGCGAGTTCACGCCCTGCTCGCGCAGGATGGCCACGCGCGGACGCACGCCGCTGGCGATGAAGGGCGCGGCGACGTTATCGGACAGGTCGAAGCTCAGCTTGGGGCTGATGCCGGGGTCGCTATCGTCCAGCAGGCGATCGTATTCCTGGTCCACGCAGTCCGGGTTGTCGCGCAGGCGGGCGATGCGCCAGCTGGTCTCGCTCCACAGGCGGTGCAGCTCGCTGCGCTTGACGTTGTAGATCACCTTGGCGTCGCGGGTGAACTCGACCACGCCACGGTCGTTCAGCTTGCCGATGATGTGGCTGCAGGCGCCCAGGCCCAGCTCGCGCAGCACGTTCATCACGGCGCTCTTGTCCTCGGCGCGCACCTGCAGCACGGCGCCCAGCTCTTCGTTGAACAGGGCGCGCAGGGTCAACTCGTTGCGGCGCTCGGCCACCTGGCCGGCCCAGTTCTTGGCGTCGCCCCAGTCGGCCGCGTGCTCGCCTTCCATCGCCAGGATGTCCAGGTTGACCGAGACGCCGGCGCGGCCGGCGAAGGCCATCTCGCACAGGGTGGCGAACAGGCCGCCGTCGGAACGGTCGTGGTAGGCCAGCAGCTTGCCGTCACGGTTCAGTTGCTGGACGGCCTGGAAGAAGGCCTTCAGGTCCTGCGGATCGTCGACGTCGGGCACCGAGTCGCCCAGTTGCTGGGTCACTTGCGCCAGCACCGAGGCGCCCAGGCGGTTCTTGCCGCGGCCCAGGTCGATCAGCACCAGGGCGGTCTCGCCCGCATCGCTGCGCAGTTGCGGGGTCAGCGAGCGGCGGATGTCCTCGACCGGCGAGAAGGCCGAGACGATCAGCGACACCGGCGAGATCACCGCCTTGTTCTGGCCATCGTCGTTCCAGGTGGTGCGCATCGACAGCGAATCCTTGCCGACCGGGATGGACACGCCCAGGGCCGGGCACAGCTCCATGCCCACCGCCTTCACGGTGTCGAACAGCGCGGCGTCCTGGCCCGGCTGGCCGCAGGCCGCCATCCAGTTGGCCGACAGCTTGATGTCGGAAATGTCGCGGATCGCGGCGGCGGCGATGTTGGTGATCGCCTCGCCCACGGCCATGCGGCCCGAGGCGGCGGCGTCGATCACGGCGAGCGGGGTGCGCTCGCCCATCGCCATCGCCTCGCCCAGGTTGCCCTCGTAGGACATCGCGGTGACGGCGCAGTCGGCCACCGGCACCTGCCAGGGGCCGACCATCTGGTCGCGCACCGTCATCGCGCCCACGCTGCGGTCGCCGATGGTGATCAGGAAGGATTTATCGGCCACGGTCGGGTTGAGCAGCACGCGGCGGCCGGCTTCCTCGAGCTCGATGCCGGTCAGGTCGACCGGCGGGAAGTCGTGCTTCACGTGTTCCACGGTGCGCTGCATCTTGGGCGGCTTGCCGAGCAGGACGTCCATCGGCATGTCGACCGGCGCGGCGTTCACCGGCTCGCTGGCTTGGTCGTCGATCAGGCGCAGCTGGCGTTCTTCGGTCGCGGTGCCGACCACGGCGAAGGGGCAACGCTCGCGTTCGCACAGGGCGGCGAAGGCCGGCAGGTCCTGCGGCAGGATGGCCAGCACGTAGCGTTCCTGCGATTCGTTGGACCAGATCTCCTTCGGGGCCATGCCGCTCTCTTCCAGCGGCACCTTGCGCAGCTCGAAGATCGCGCCGCGCTTGGCGTCGTTGACCATTTCAGGGAAGGCGTTCGACAGGCCGCCCGCGCCGACGTCGTGGATCGAGATGATCGGGTTGGCGTCGCCCAGCTGCCAGCAGCCGTTGATGACTTCCTGGGCGCGGCGTTCCATTTCCGGGTTGCCGCGCTGGACCGAATCGAAGTCCAGGTCGGCGGTGTTGGTGCCGGTGGCCATCGAGGACGCGGCCGAGCCGCCCATGCCGATGCGCATGCCGGGGCCGCCCAGCTGGATCAGGAGCGCGCCAACCGGGATCTCGTCCTTGTGGGTGTGCTTGGCCGAGATGTTGCCGATGCCGCCGGCGATCATGATCGGCTTGTGGTAGCCGTAGACCGCGCCCGCCGCGCCCACGTTCTGCTCGTAGGTGCGGAAATAGCCGCCCAGGACGGGGCGGCCGAATTCGTTGCTGAAGGCGGCGCCGCCGATCGGGCCGTCGATCATGAT of Massilia sp. KIM contains these proteins:
- the purL gene encoding phosphoribosylformylglycinamidine synthase, producing the protein MLILPGSNALSAFRSQRLLNQLQAVAPSIAAVQARFYHFIDASAPLSTDDTNRLSAMLTYGEPAAETLYEGVTEEFFVIPRLGTISPWASKATDIAHNCGMSHVHRIERGVGYTVVLKSGILGTSLGAPKKLGEEELAQVAALLHDRMTETVLRNADEAQQLFNELAGKALETVDVIGVGREALVRANTELGLAMSEDEIDYLLEAFTKAQRNPTDVELMMFAQANSEHCRHKIFNADWVIDGVKQDKSLFQMIKNTHQLNPRGTVVAYSDNSSIIEGASVTRFYPRAGQVYAASTELTHTLMKVETHNHPTAISPFPGASTGAGGEIRDEGATGRGAKPKAGLTGFTVSNLLLPDAQRPWENASDVTKGEAGRVDSAYGKPERIASPLQIMIDGPIGGAAFSNEFGRPVLGGYFRTYEQNVGAAGAVYGYHKPIMIAGGIGNISAKHTHKDEIPVGALLIQLGGPGMRIGMGGSAASSMATGTNTADLDFDSVQRGNPEMERRAQEVINGCWQLGDANPIISIHDVGAGGLSNAFPEMVNDAKRGAIFELRKVPLEESGMAPKEIWSNESQERYVLAILPQDLPAFAALCERERCPFAVVGTATEERQLRLIDDQASEPVNAAPVDMPMDVLLGKPPKMQRTVEHVKHDFPPVDLTGIELEEAGRRVLLNPTVADKSFLITIGDRSVGAMTVRDQMVGPWQVPVADCAVTAMSYEGNLGEAMAMGERTPLAVIDAAASGRMAVGEAITNIAAAAIRDISDIKLSANWMAACGQPGQDAALFDTVKAVGMELCPALGVSIPVGKDSLSMRTTWNDDGQNKAVISPVSLIVSAFSPVEDIRRSLTPQLRSDAGETALVLIDLGRGKNRLGASVLAQVTQQLGDSVPDVDDPQDLKAFFQAVQQLNRDGKLLAYHDRSDGGLFATLCEMAFAGRAGVSVNLDILAMEGEHAADWGDAKNWAGQVAERRNELTLRALFNEELGAVLQVRAEDKSAVMNVLRELGLGACSHIIGKLNDRGVVEFTRDAKVIYNVKRSELHRLWSETSWRIARLRDNPDCVDQEYDRLLDDSDPGISPKLSFDLSDNVAAPFIASGVRPRVAILREQGVNSHIETAWVMHQSGFAAVDVHMSDLIAGRAKLDDFHGIIAVGGFSYGDVLGAGEGWAKTILFNPALAEQFAKFFQRQDTFGLGVCNGCQMLSNLKSIIPGAHAWPKFTRNKSEQFEARYGMVEVLDSPSIFFQGMAGTQAPLAIAHGEGYADFSLTGDIDAAVKALRYVDNRGQATETYPFNPNGSPGGLTAVTTEDGRFTAMMPHAERVFRTAVMSWAPEGWPDESPWMRMFRNARKWVG